The nucleotide window TAGGCTTAGATCATACAAACAGTTAGTAGCCAAGGCATATTTCATTTTGTGCTTATAAATGCTAATATGATAGTAGATATTTTTTGACTGTATGAATTGAATGCTATGTTAGATGCCCTCACAAATAGTATAGCTTGCAACGCTTTTCCACTACTTCAGCTTGCTGCATCCTgtgttcggcctgttcgctggttggtttttgggctggtttgagctggctggtgctggtttattgtgagagaaaaacactgttggttggctggtttgggctagcGAACAGGCTGGTTATCTGATCTCTGTTTATGCCCGACAGCATGGGACCCTTGTACGGCCCATATATGATTTTGTGATGCCGCGTTCCACTTTTCAAAATTTTCATGCAAAAATTCTCTAATGCCCTGTAGCGCCACACCTTATATATCAATGACACAAGAGAAGCAGGGAAGGAGAAAATTAACGGCAGTGCCAAACCAGCTCCTTCCATGAATTTGTTTCTTCATTCATACGTTTACCAGTGAATGCATACATCAATGGCGCATAGTTATTTCACGGTAACTGAAAAATAGCAGACGCAAACAACATATCATGCACACGCAGCTCGGACGAAGCCAGCAACTCATAAACACCAGTGCCCGTTTCCAAGCTGCTCATTGAACACATTCGTAACTCCGCTTTCCATTGCAAACTACaaatcctcgaataccaccagCCCTCTTCCAAGATCGCACAGCACAACGCATCGAAACGCATCGCCACAGCAGAGAGCAGACGCATACCACCCTGAACGCAGCATTGAACCCAACAAGCAACAGCACATCCGACGTTCTCGAAACAATGGCCAACGCTAACCACTGCTTCCTTTCGCTGTGCCTTCTCATCCTCGTCCTCAGCGCCACGACAGCGAAGGCAGCGGCCGCGGCACCGGCACCGCACCGGCGgctccaacagacattgcctaGGTTCGACGACGGCGACCCCAGGGGACCACCGATTGTGCCGCCGACGGCGGCGTCCTGCTGGAAATCCATCCTGGCGTCGGAGAGCTGCGTGGACGACGTCCTCCAGTCGCTGGCCGCGCGTCAGGTGCGCATCAGCAAGGCCTGCTGCTCGGTGCTGGAGAGGATCGGCGACAGGTGCGTCGCCGCCGCCTTCTCCAGCTTCCCGTTCAACCCAACGTACCGGCACATCGTCAAGAACGTCTGCGGACTCACCGCGTGAGGCCGCTGAGAGAGAGGTCATGCAAACGGCATGGTGGCGACGCCCGGCCGGGCTGTACCCTGTAGTCGCAGCTAGAGCTTTGATTCACTGCACTAGTGCAATAGCGAGAAATACTTTCTGAATGAAAATATGAAATCTTTGTATTTTATCAAGTGAATCAGAGTGTGGCTTATGTTAAAAGACTAGCAAACATGCCCATACGTTGTAAAAAGCTATCAAATGTTCATGAAAAACAATACAAAATTTTAAAACTAGAGTTTATTCTACGATGATCATAACATCTATAATATAATTTAATGTTgacaataagataacaatatcCTATTAAGCATATATTGAATTAAAATAAAACTTTTATAGATTTTTCTCCCGTTGAAAAGCATAGGAATATTTACTCGTAAATATATTGTAACTTTAAGTTTTTATACTATCCATGTTGGTACAGTTAAATATGAGGGACTTGAAATTGTAGTTTTAGTTCGTTGCAATTTCTGCAATTTTTTGTTATGAACCAACTAGACAAAACTATAAATCCGATAAAATCTAATCTACATTGACACAAAGACAATTAATAATTTACAATTATTTTCTATAACCAAACAAGGACAAAAATTTGATATATTTAACATAAAAACAATTAACAAATCACAAAGTTTGCAACAGACAATCTACTCCGTATCGCCCATGCACCGAGGGGATCGGCGTCCTCGCTGCCGCACGTTAAGCCAGCAATTTACAATTCACAGCTACATATTGGTAGTGGCAGCTCTTGGAGTGGAACGTGTGACTGACCGGCTGGGGCGCGCAGCCTCGCTTGCTGGGAAGGCGGCGCATGGAGCACCACGAAACTGTCGCCTGAATACTGGATCTCGTCTTCATCTAAACGGGTATGGTCCTACATGTCAGCCCTATCTCtcatctctcactctctctctctcgtggccATGGCTAGCTCGTCGGCGTGCGTGCTGCTGTTCGACCCGTGCGGCTACGGGCAACGGCGGCAGTGCTCGTGCAGGAAGGCGTGCGATGGTGCGGGTGTCGGTCTGCACGTCGGTGACGTTGCTGCAAGCCGACAAGGATAGCAGCATGGGGTGGTTGGCGTACTCGGGCGACCCCAGCGCGCGCCGTAGCGCGGCGAGGTCGACGAGCCCGTCGGCGCCTCGGCCCGGCTCTGCCGCCACGACAGCAGGTTGGAGTGGTGCTCGTAGGGCCCCACGAACACGACCCACCGCTCCTCCGTGCGCCCGCAGTGCCGGCGGGCATGCACGCTGACCGTAGAAGGGGAGGACGTGCTTGAGGATGTAGTCCTCGATGTAACGGAGGCTGCGGCCGGACGCGGTGTGGTCGGCGTAGAGGAGCGCGCGGCGGCCGAACGGCGTCGTGGTCGACGAGCTGCGACCGCAcccaagcagcggcggcggcggctcgcccACGCGCCTGCGCGGCCGCGGCAAGTGCTCGCTCGCGTGCCTGCATGGCGGCGGCCGAACGGCGTCTCGAACTCGGGTCGTGGCCGACGAGCTGCGACGGCACCcaaacagcggcggcggcggctcgcccACGCGCCTGCGCGGCCGCGGCAAGTGCTCGCTGGCGGCGGCCGAACGGCGTCTCGAACTCGCGTCGTGGCCGACGAGCTACGACCGCAcccaagcagcggcggcggctcgcGTGCACCTATGCGGCGGCGGCGGTAACGCGGCCACggttgagagggagagagagagaggaagaagaagccttTTTGAAAAGAACCCTCATAAAGTTCATAACTATTTATGTAATTTCTGTGTCTAGATAATTTTGTATATAACCCCTGCTAATCTTCTATTTCAAGCAATCACCCCTGCTAATCTTCTATTTCAAGCAATCAAGACTTTTCTGGGTAGCGGGCAAAGCTCCGTACCCATTTGGATGAATATGAGACCTGAACAGAGTTTAAGGACCAGAATGACACACTTTCTGAGTTTGAAGACTAGAATAACATACTCCGTACCCATTTGGATGAATATGAGACACGAACAGAGTTTAAGGACCGGAATGACACACTTTCTGAGTTTGAAGACCAGAATAACATACCCCCACAAGTTCAAGGACCGACCATGCACTTTACTCGTTAAATATCAAGTTTTGTTTCCGCAAAAAAATCAAGTTTTGTAACTTACATCGAGGATGCACAAAAATCTATAGTTCTAAGATTTGATTGAAGTGAATATAAGAATTTAGTTGTTTGTTTGTCGAGGATTGATATGTCCAATGATGAATATGATAGAAGATCTTTCTCGACAGCCCTCGTAAAAAATTGCTGAGATACATTTATCTAgacttttttttctcgaatatgcaaaacatttgcgtatcattgtaattaagaagaagagtttaaccgTATAAACGACACGCTTTTGATGAGCGCGCTAGGTGGTCTTATAGTTAGGACTGGACCTACCTAACAGACTATTTCAAagttcgatattacataaatggtAAACAACCGAACTAACAGCACCGTAATAACCTACAGAGATGGGTGTCTCTGTTGCTGGCTGCGCGACCCTACTCCACCATCCGAGAAGAGCGTTCTTCTACCAGTGTCGGGGGgccaaatactggggtacccaaagaggaagagctaataaccatcaaacgttgatgctttcgAACAAATAAAAgtgcgactacacctcttgcctgaacgaccgagggttaactccatctcgtccgatccccaaaggttggctccgcctcacccgacctaaTGGGAATGGGGtcctgatcttctgtcaggtagaggtaactatcgttgtggcgaagaatgacacatcgatctggcttcagatcgaaagatcgaaccctgcaatcttagcaccacaactcctctggttatcaaccgagacacgaatccggttgacctcgccaaaaaggctaatccctgcctgcacaacaaagaacacaagcaagaacaagaaaaaagcaaccaaattacagatgaatgattaatctcacgaagttggggtctcacaaaccgatgaacggcgaaactgtttatgacagattaatctaagcaaaactcaaaatctaatgatggcggcggcgtatgattataaaggtcttagggtcatcgcctaccctagacacgccccctaatgggcccaaacacgatacacggtccatcggaccaaaagacggtgtcgcagcaccctggcagattttggacgctaacttatttcgatgattcctattgattctggaggccttttgacatgagaccacttgtattggcttccttatcaaattacctttccaaccatatgtggatcatcgaaaacagagtctggatatatcctgggtgatcagtttaagttagactggtcctggaggtcaaggcagactcgaaatcatgttgtaCAGGGCCCTTCgatttctgttgaacgtccttgctggtcatcaatgcctccacctcttcctctaagtcccttaTGACCATCtttaatgttcctaagcaagataacatcattaggtagtagtctattcttaaaagtatgaaaaggatcacttaagaataagcccacctctaaattgagttgatgcattcgagcttgggtcattggaccttgcatgacggttggaggatcagcgggtacatccgaatgagtgatgtcctcatcatcctctcccTCTTGAAActaagtcatcctcgactcaagcttatCTTCTTCTctcaaataaggcttcaaatctacaatgttgaaggtgggactaaccccgaactcgggtggcaactcaaatTTGTAggcattattatttattttcttaattatcttataaggatcagctgctcttggcattaatttagacttacatagctcaggaaatctatcttttctcaaatgtaaccaaaccaaatcacccggttcaagtttaatttcttttctacctttactaccagcaattcaaTACTTTTCATTcgttctttcaatatttgctttagttgtttcgtgcaacttatgaatgaatttagcacgctctctagcatcactatgtgttctctcagtggtaggtaaagtcaaaagatcaataggagcgcgagggttaaaaccatacactacctgaaaaggacttaccttggtggtggaatattctgccctattatatgcaaactctacatgcggcaaacactcttcccacatcttcaaattatgcttcaaaatggctctcaacatggtggataatgttcgattcactacctcagtttgcccatcagtttatggatgacatgttgtagaaaacaacagcttggtccccaatttattccacaaagtgcgcaaAAAattactcaagaattttgcatcacgatctaaaacaatagtagaaggcataccatgcaagcgaacgatttcttgaaagaaaaggtcagcaatatgaacagcatcgtcgctcttatgacaagcaATAAAATGTGTTATCTTAGAAagatgatcaaccaccacaaaaatactatccctccccctcttagtccttggcagaCCTAACATAAAAtctatagatatatcagcccaaggagtagaaggagcaggaagaggcatatacaaaccatatgggttcaaccgtgacttaagctttttgacatgtggtgcaccgagccatgtaccgttctacatctcgtctcatcctaggccaaaagaaatgtatggacaacacctcctctgtcttcttggctccaaaatatcccatcaatccacctccatgtgcctcctacaacaacaaaagacgaacggagccaactagaatgcataggcggttagctctaaacaaaaacccatcattgatcataaacttattccatgtgcgtccttctctacaatttagcaacacgtcctgaaaatcaggatcaagcgcatattgttcttttactgattcaagcccaaaaatccgacaatcaagttgggacagcaatgtatatcgtctagacaaagcatcaacaatcacattatccttctctttcttgtgtttaataatataaggaaaagattcaataaattcaacccatttagcatgcctacgattcaaattatgttgagagcgaagatacttaagtgattcatgatcagaatgaataacaaattctttaggccacaaataatgatgccacgtctctaaagaatggacaagtgcatacaattccttatcatatgtggaataattTTAAATAGGACCatacaatttttcactaaagtaagcaatgggtttaccatcttgcatcaaaacaccccaaTGCTAACTCCACTaacatcacattctagctcaaaagtcttaccaaaatttgga belongs to Miscanthus floridulus cultivar M001 chromosome 4, ASM1932011v1, whole genome shotgun sequence and includes:
- the LOC136548763 gene encoding uncharacterized protein, which codes for MANANHCFLSLCLLILVLSATTAKAAAAAPAPHRRLQQTLPRFDDGDPRGPPIVPPTAASCWKSILASESCVDDVLQSLAARQVRISKACCSVLERIGDRCVAAAFSSFPFNPTYRHIVKNVCGLTA